A region of uncultured Carboxylicivirga sp. DNA encodes the following proteins:
- a CDS encoding RpiB/LacA/LacB family sugar-phosphate isomerase, with translation MVLGLASDHAGYEMKEFVKEYLQKKGFTVNDYGTNSEDSCDYADYAHPLAESVESGVNQLGLAFCGSGNGINISLNRHKKIRSAYCWKTEIAQLARQHNDANICTVPARFIEKELCIEIIEAFLNTAFEGGRHQCRIEKIELL, from the coding sequence ATGGTGTTAGGATTAGCCTCTGATCATGCCGGATACGAAATGAAGGAATTTGTAAAAGAATACCTTCAGAAAAAAGGTTTTACGGTGAATGATTATGGAACAAACAGTGAAGATAGTTGTGATTACGCCGACTATGCTCATCCCTTGGCAGAATCTGTTGAGAGTGGAGTAAATCAATTAGGGCTGGCTTTTTGCGGAAGTGGTAATGGTATCAATATAAGTTTGAATCGTCATAAAAAGATTCGATCAGCTTATTGCTGGAAAACAGAAATTGCACAGTTGGCTCGTCAGCATAACGATGCCAATATATGTACTGTTCCTGCCCGATTCATCGAAAAAGAGCTTTGTATCGAAATTATTGAAGCATTTTTAAATACAGCCTTTGAAGGTGGAAGACACCAGTGTAGAATAGAAAAAATTGAATTATTATAA
- a CDS encoding response regulator transcription factor — translation MKLNCIVIDDEFPARELLTDFIKKVPNLELLDRFDSPLKALAVLQSNKVDLMFIDIQMPEISGIDFLKTLRHKPMVVITSAYQEYALEGYSLDVMDYLLKPFSFDRFMQSVNKAFDRVADKETVVVQPEVVTVQTPEPAKDYLLVKADYKIHRIKFNNIICIEGMREYVTYFCDKEKYVALESLRSLEGLLPEKDFLRVHKSYIINIDKITTFYGNQIKLAGLDKYIPIGKSYKDIVQKRIMEQ, via the coding sequence ATGAAGCTTAATTGTATTGTAATAGATGATGAGTTTCCGGCCAGAGAATTACTGACCGATTTTATAAAAAAGGTTCCTAATCTGGAACTTTTGGATCGCTTTGATTCTCCATTAAAGGCGTTGGCTGTATTACAATCCAATAAAGTGGATTTGATGTTTATCGATATTCAGATGCCAGAGATCTCAGGAATTGATTTTCTGAAAACATTGCGCCATAAACCTATGGTTGTTATTACTTCTGCCTATCAGGAGTATGCTTTGGAAGGTTATAGTCTGGATGTGATGGATTATCTTTTGAAACCATTCTCTTTCGATCGATTTATGCAAAGTGTCAACAAAGCTTTTGATCGTGTAGCAGATAAGGAAACGGTAGTGGTTCAACCGGAAGTTGTTACGGTACAGACACCGGAGCCAGCAAAAGACTATCTATTGGTAAAGGCAGATTATAAGATTCATAGGATAAAATTCAATAACATTATTTGCATTGAAGGAATGCGCGAATATGTAACATACTTTTGTGACAAAGAGAAATATGTTGCTTTGGAATCATTGCGTAGTCTGGAAGGTTTGTTGCCTGAGAAAGATTTTCTCCGTGTTCATAAGTCATATATCATCAATATTGATAAAATAACAACCTTCTACGGAAATCAAATAAAACTTGCCGGGTTGGATAAATATATCCCTATTGGCAAGTCGTACAAAGACATTGTTCAAAAACGGATAATGGAGCAATAA
- a CDS encoding sodium:solute symporter codes for MMTTLDWVVIGLFFVFLIGIVIWVISQKSNNSEDYFLGGRDATWIAIGASIFASNIGSEHLIGLAGAGASSGMAMAHWEIQGWMILILGWVFVPFYSRSMVLTMPEFLERRFNPESRTILSLISLVSYVLTKVAVTVYAGGLVFQQVFGIEELWGIDFFWISAVGLVLLTAVYTIFGGMKSVLYTSVLQTPILLLGSLIILVLGLKAVGGWEQVLEIAGATKTNEYGDTMVNLIRDNRDANFPWLGALIGSAVIGFWYWCTDQFIVQRVLSGKDETQARRGTIFGAYLKLTPVFLFLIPGMIAYAMSAKGGIILNGQEYVLPSADAAFPSLVTQLLPAGVKGLVVSGILAALMSSLASLFNSSAMLFTIDFYKRFKPETPEKKLVKIGQIATVVIVLLGILWIPIMRSIGDVLYEYLQDVQSVLAPGIAAAFLMGVLWKRATAKGGMWGLLSGFIIGLTRLGAKVYYSSTADAADSLFKSVFYDTNWLFFSGWMLLICLVVVFVVSLVTEAPSAEKIQGLVFGTATPEQKAATRASWGKWDVIHTVIIISLTVAFYIYFW; via the coding sequence ATGATGACAACATTAGACTGGGTTGTGATTGGACTATTTTTTGTCTTTCTGATCGGTATCGTTATTTGGGTTATCAGTCAGAAATCTAACAACTCAGAAGATTACTTCCTGGGAGGACGTGATGCAACATGGATTGCTATTGGTGCCTCTATATTTGCATCCAATATTGGATCTGAACACTTAATTGGACTTGCCGGAGCTGGTGCATCATCAGGTATGGCAATGGCACACTGGGAAATTCAAGGATGGATGATATTAATACTCGGTTGGGTATTTGTACCATTTTATTCGCGTAGTATGGTATTAACCATGCCGGAATTTCTTGAGAGACGTTTCAATCCTGAATCCCGTACTATTCTTTCACTTATTTCGTTAGTTAGTTACGTTTTAACAAAAGTAGCTGTAACTGTTTATGCAGGAGGATTGGTATTCCAGCAGGTTTTCGGTATCGAAGAACTTTGGGGTATAGATTTCTTCTGGATCTCAGCTGTTGGTTTGGTTCTTTTAACTGCTGTTTATACCATTTTTGGTGGTATGAAATCAGTTCTTTATACATCGGTATTACAAACACCGATTCTTTTATTAGGATCATTAATTATTCTGGTCCTAGGTTTGAAAGCAGTTGGTGGTTGGGAACAGGTATTGGAAATTGCCGGTGCTACCAAAACCAATGAATATGGAGATACCATGGTTAACCTAATCAGAGATAACCGTGATGCAAATTTCCCGTGGTTGGGAGCATTGATTGGTTCTGCAGTAATTGGTTTCTGGTACTGGTGTACTGACCAGTTTATTGTACAACGTGTGTTATCGGGTAAAGATGAGACTCAGGCTCGTAGAGGTACTATCTTTGGTGCTTACCTGAAACTAACTCCAGTATTCTTATTCCTGATTCCGGGTATGATTGCTTATGCTATGAGTGCTAAAGGTGGAATTATCTTAAACGGACAAGAGTATGTTTTACCAAGTGCTGATGCTGCTTTCCCATCGTTGGTAACACAGTTGTTGCCTGCTGGTGTTAAAGGTTTAGTTGTATCTGGTATTTTGGCTGCGTTGATGAGCTCATTGGCATCTTTGTTTAACTCATCAGCAATGTTATTTACCATTGACTTCTACAAGCGTTTCAAACCAGAAACTCCTGAGAAGAAATTAGTGAAAATTGGTCAGATTGCAACTGTTGTAATAGTATTATTAGGTATTCTTTGGATTCCAATTATGCGAAGCATTGGTGATGTATTGTATGAATACCTACAGGATGTTCAATCGGTATTGGCACCAGGTATCGCAGCTGCATTCTTAATGGGAGTTCTTTGGAAAAGAGCAACTGCTAAAGGTGGTATGTGGGGACTATTATCTGGTTTCATTATCGGATTAACCCGTCTAGGTGCGAAAGTATATTACTCATCAACTGCTGATGCTGCAGATAGTTTGTTTAAATCAGTATTTTATGATACTAACTGGCTGTTCTTCAGTGGTTGGATGTTGTTAATCTGTTTGGTTGTGGTATTTGTAGTGAGTTTGGTAACCGAAGCTCCAAGTGCAGAAAAAATTCAGGGCTTGGTATTTGGTACTGCTACACCTGAACAAAAGGCTGCTACACGTGCCAGCTGGGGTAAGTGGGATGTAATTCACACTGTAATTATCATTTCATTAACAGTTGCGTTCTATATTTATTTCTGGTAA
- the araA gene encoding L-arabinose isomerase encodes MNIALDQLEVWFVTGSQHLYGPKTLEQVAEHSKEIAAAFDASSKIPVKVVVKPTGTGSKEIHNICKEANSAENCVGVITWMHTFSPAKMWIHGLQELRKPILHLHTQYNKEIPWNEIDMDFMNLNQSAHGDREFGHIMARMRMNRKVVVGHWQDEKTLDKIATWARVAAAYADSRDMLIIRFGDQMNNVAVTDGDKVEAERVFGYHVDYSPIADLVAYQDKVTDAEVAELVKVYEQDYDFADNCKAGGEFRGQVENAARIEIGLRRFLEAKGAKAFTTNFDDLEGVDQLPGLASQRLMADGYGFGAEGDWKTAALCRHMWFMSQKLPDYKGCSFLEDYTLNFDGENSSILQAHMLEVCPLIADHKPRVEVHPLGIGGKADPARLVFTSKTGPGVAATVIDMGNRFRMIVNTVDCIESKKLPKLPVASALWIPQPNFEVGAAAWILAGGTHHTSFSYDLTVEYLEDFAEMTGVELVLIDENTTIPEFKKELRWNDLYYHLSKGL; translated from the coding sequence ATGAATATTGCATTAGATCAATTAGAAGTGTGGTTTGTAACAGGTAGCCAACACCTTTACGGACCAAAAACATTAGAGCAAGTTGCTGAACATTCAAAAGAAATTGCAGCTGCATTTGATGCATCGTCAAAAATTCCTGTGAAAGTAGTGGTAAAACCTACCGGTACCGGATCGAAAGAAATCCATAATATTTGTAAAGAGGCAAATAGTGCTGAGAATTGTGTGGGTGTTATTACCTGGATGCACACATTCTCTCCTGCAAAAATGTGGATTCACGGTCTACAGGAGTTGCGTAAACCAATTCTTCATTTACATACACAATACAATAAAGAGATTCCATGGAATGAAATTGATATGGATTTCATGAACCTGAATCAAAGTGCTCATGGTGACAGAGAATTTGGTCACATTATGGCACGTATGCGTATGAATCGTAAAGTTGTTGTTGGTCACTGGCAAGATGAGAAAACATTGGATAAGATCGCAACTTGGGCTCGTGTAGCTGCTGCTTATGCTGATTCTCGTGATATGTTGATTATCCGTTTCGGTGATCAAATGAACAATGTTGCTGTAACAGATGGTGACAAAGTAGAAGCAGAAAGAGTATTTGGGTATCACGTAGACTATAGTCCTATTGCTGATTTGGTAGCTTATCAGGATAAGGTGACTGATGCAGAAGTTGCTGAGTTGGTTAAAGTTTACGAACAGGATTACGATTTTGCTGACAACTGTAAAGCAGGTGGAGAATTCCGCGGTCAGGTTGAAAATGCTGCCCGTATCGAAATTGGATTGCGTCGATTCCTTGAAGCTAAAGGTGCTAAAGCATTTACTACTAACTTTGATGATTTAGAGGGTGTTGACCAGTTACCAGGTTTGGCTTCTCAGCGTTTGATGGCTGATGGTTACGGATTTGGTGCTGAAGGAGACTGGAAAACAGCTGCTTTATGTCGCCACATGTGGTTTATGAGTCAAAAATTACCTGATTACAAAGGATGTTCTTTCCTTGAAGATTATACTTTGAACTTCGATGGTGAGAATAGCTCAATTCTTCAGGCTCACATGTTAGAGGTTTGTCCTCTTATTGCTGATCATAAGCCTCGCGTAGAAGTTCACCCATTGGGAATTGGTGGAAAAGCAGATCCTGCACGTTTGGTATTTACTAGTAAAACCGGACCAGGTGTAGCTGCAACTGTAATTGATATGGGTAACCGTTTCCGTATGATCGTAAATACAGTTGATTGTATTGAGTCTAAAAAACTTCCAAAACTTCCGGTTGCAAGTGCATTGTGGATTCCACAACCAAACTTCGAAGTTGGTGCTGCTGCATGGATTTTGGCAGGTGGTACTCACCACACCAGCTTCTCATATGACTTAACAGTTGAATATTTGGAAGATTTCGCTGAGATGACAGGTGTTGAATTGGTATTGATTGACGAAAACACTACTATTCCTGAGTTCAAAAAAGAACTTCGCTGGAACGATTTGTATTATCATTTATCTAAAGGATTATAA
- a CDS encoding transketolase — translation MASAAQKGADNIRILSAAMVEKAKSGHPGGAMGGADFVNILYSEFLKYDPANMTNPFRDRFFLDPGHMSPMLYSVLALSGFYSTDDLAQFRQWDSVTPGHPEVDVLRGVENTSGPLGQGHTMAVGAAITERFLAARFGEWTAHKTYAFISDGGVQEEISQGAGRIAGFLGLSNLIMYYDSNDIQLSTTVAEVTAEDVAKKYEAWGWSVVTIDGHDEAQIRKAIVDAQAETEKPTLIIGKTIMGKGAVTAAGESFERKTSTHGQPLSAAGADFKATIANLGGDGDNPFVIFPEVAETYAKRKEELKAWATEQAATQKEWAAANPELAAKLDQFFSGKLPEIDWAGIEQKANSATRGASATVLSVLADKVENMIVASADLANSDKTDGFLKKTTAFTKGDFSGAFFQAGVCELTMAVIMNGMALHGGVIPACGTFFVFSDYMKPAVRLAALMQLPVKYIWTHDAFRVGEDGPTHQPVEQEAQIRLMEKLKNHHGENSTLVLRPADAIETTVAWKMALENTKTPTAMIFSRQNITDLPAASGNRYEEALQAAKGAYIVDDCEGTPDVILLASGSEVATLVEGSVKLKADGVKVRIVSVPSEGLFTSQSKEYRQSVLPAGVAKFGLTAGLPVTLEGLVGADGFVAGLDHFGYSAPYTVLDEKFGFTADAVYKNVKTLLG, via the coding sequence ATGGCAAGTGCTGCACAAAAAGGTGCTGATAATATCCGAATTTTATCGGCAGCAATGGTTGAAAAGGCCAAATCAGGTCACCCGGGAGGAGCAATGGGTGGAGCTGACTTCGTAAACATTTTGTACTCTGAATTCTTAAAGTACGATCCGGCAAACATGACAAATCCATTCCGCGATCGTTTCTTCCTTGATCCGGGACACATGTCACCTATGTTGTATAGTGTTTTGGCGTTGTCAGGATTTTACTCAACTGACGATTTAGCACAATTCCGTCAGTGGGATAGTGTAACACCTGGCCACCCTGAGGTTGATGTGTTACGTGGTGTTGAAAATACTTCTGGTCCTCTAGGACAAGGACATACAATGGCAGTAGGTGCTGCTATTACTGAGCGTTTCTTAGCTGCTCGTTTCGGTGAGTGGACTGCTCATAAAACTTATGCATTCATTTCTGACGGTGGTGTTCAGGAAGAGATCAGCCAGGGTGCTGGTCGTATCGCAGGTTTCTTAGGTTTGAGTAACCTGATTATGTATTACGATTCAAACGACATCCAGTTGTCAACTACTGTTGCTGAAGTGACTGCTGAAGATGTTGCTAAAAAATATGAAGCCTGGGGATGGAGTGTTGTAACTATCGACGGTCATGATGAGGCTCAAATCCGCAAAGCGATTGTTGATGCGCAAGCTGAAACAGAAAAACCAACCCTTATCATTGGTAAAACAATTATGGGTAAAGGTGCTGTCACTGCTGCAGGCGAAAGCTTCGAGCGTAAAACATCAACTCACGGACAGCCTCTTTCTGCTGCTGGTGCCGATTTCAAAGCTACTATCGCTAACTTAGGTGGCGACGGTGATAATCCATTTGTTATCTTCCCTGAGGTTGCTGAAACTTACGCTAAACGTAAGGAAGAGTTGAAAGCATGGGCTACAGAGCAAGCAGCTACTCAAAAAGAATGGGCTGCTGCCAATCCTGAATTAGCTGCTAAATTAGATCAATTCTTCTCTGGTAAATTACCTGAAATCGATTGGGCTGGTATCGAGCAAAAAGCTAACTCAGCAACTCGTGGTGCTTCAGCTACGGTGTTATCTGTATTGGCTGATAAAGTAGAAAACATGATAGTTGCTTCTGCTGACTTGGCTAACTCTGATAAAACAGATGGTTTCTTAAAGAAAACAACTGCTTTCACTAAAGGTGATTTCTCTGGAGCATTCTTCCAGGCTGGTGTTTGTGAGTTAACAATGGCTGTTATCATGAATGGTATGGCATTGCATGGTGGTGTGATTCCTGCTTGTGGTACTTTCTTTGTATTCTCTGATTATATGAAACCAGCGGTTCGTTTGGCTGCTTTGATGCAATTGCCGGTTAAATATATCTGGACACATGATGCATTCCGCGTAGGAGAGGATGGTCCTACTCACCAGCCGGTTGAGCAGGAAGCTCAAATCCGTTTGATGGAGAAATTGAAAAACCACCATGGCGAGAATTCAACTTTAGTTCTTCGTCCTGCTGATGCTATCGAAACAACTGTAGCTTGGAAAATGGCGTTGGAAAACACAAAAACTCCAACTGCAATGATCTTCTCTCGTCAGAATATCACTGATCTTCCAGCTGCATCGGGTAACCGTTACGAAGAAGCATTACAAGCTGCAAAAGGAGCTTATATTGTTGACGATTGCGAAGGTACTCCTGATGTAATCTTGTTGGCTAGTGGTTCTGAGGTAGCTACCTTGGTTGAAGGTTCGGTAAAATTAAAAGCCGACGGTGTAAAAGTACGTATCGTATCAGTTCCTTCTGAAGGATTATTTACATCTCAATCAAAAGAATATCGTCAATCAGTATTGCCTGCCGGAGTTGCTAAATTTGGATTAACTGCCGGTTTACCTGTAACCCTTGAAGGTTTAGTAGGTGCCGACGGTTTTGTTGCCGGTTTAGATCATTTTGGTTATTCAGCACCATACACTGTGTTGGATGAGAAATTTGGTTTTACAGCAGACGCTGTATACAAAAACGTTAAGACGTTATTGGGTTAA
- a CDS encoding NUDIX domain-containing protein, giving the protein MMNQGEKYNKFSKYYVAIDCVIFGYEDGDLRLLLYHRGFEPAKGQWSLMGGFVGEEESSDDAAHRVLKKITGLEDIYLEQVQVYTDPKRDPEGRVMSIGYYALIRIDKHNSDKVRENGAHWWSVKDLPNLVFDHKLMVDNALEKLQLKAGLELVGNELLPDKFTLLQLRRLYEAIFQHDLDTGNFRKKVLSLNVLERLEEKNTTESRRGAYYFQFKKDLKDKSFDRLGKL; this is encoded by the coding sequence ATGATGAACCAGGGAGAAAAATATAATAAGTTTTCCAAATATTATGTCGCTATCGACTGTGTTATTTTTGGATATGAAGATGGTGATCTGAGATTGCTGTTGTACCATCGTGGCTTTGAACCAGCCAAAGGACAATGGTCACTAATGGGTGGATTTGTTGGGGAAGAAGAATCTTCAGATGATGCAGCACATAGAGTTTTGAAGAAAATTACCGGTTTGGAAGATATTTATCTTGAACAGGTTCAAGTATATACCGATCCCAAGCGTGATCCTGAAGGCAGGGTGATGAGTATTGGATATTATGCCTTAATACGAATCGATAAGCATAATTCAGATAAGGTTCGTGAGAACGGTGCACATTGGTGGTCGGTTAAGGATTTGCCAAATCTGGTCTTTGACCATAAGCTGATGGTTGACAACGCTCTTGAAAAATTGCAACTTAAAGCAGGTTTGGAGTTAGTTGGAAACGAGTTGCTTCCGGATAAGTTTACTCTTCTTCAGCTACGCCGATTGTATGAAGCTATATTTCAACATGATTTAGATACCGGTAATTTTCGAAAGAAGGTGTTGTCTCTGAATGTTTTGGAGCGTCTGGAGGAGAAAAATACAACCGAATCGAGAAGAGGAGCTTATTACTTTCAGTTTAAAAAAGATTTGAAGGATAAGTCTTTTGATCGGCTTGGAAAACTTTGA
- a CDS encoding alcohol dehydrogenase catalytic domain-containing protein → MKAVKISGIRKIGVYNVNETNIVKADDVKVAIKSVGVCGSDIHYYNEGNIGSQVVEYPWGVGHEASGLVLEVGTEVKDLKIGDKVAIEPTVYCGVCSECLNDRRHTCLNQKFLGCPGQMEGCMSETFVLPQICCVKVPDHLTPQLAAFAEPLSIGLYAYKLSAMHQKDFKVAILGAGPIGLTVLASCLHGEQKHITVIEPLDYRKHFAKECGAASAFTPDEEVEIKKEADLGYDVVYECCGKQEALDQALRILNPGGKLMFVGIPETQSLSFNMDMMRRKEICVQNVRRQNNSFEEAIDMIACNPDYFQNMISHNYSVDEAGLAFEKVAAYSDNVIKAMVNF, encoded by the coding sequence ATGAAAGCAGTTAAGATTTCCGGAATTAGAAAAATTGGAGTTTATAATGTTAACGAGACGAACATTGTAAAAGCTGATGATGTAAAAGTGGCTATCAAATCCGTGGGAGTATGCGGTTCTGATATTCATTATTATAACGAAGGAAATATCGGTTCTCAAGTGGTTGAATATCCTTGGGGTGTTGGCCATGAAGCTTCAGGTTTGGTGCTGGAAGTTGGAACCGAAGTAAAAGATTTAAAGATTGGTGATAAGGTAGCCATCGAACCTACAGTATATTGTGGTGTTTGTTCAGAGTGTTTAAATGACAGAAGACATACCTGTTTAAATCAAAAGTTTCTAGGTTGTCCCGGGCAGATGGAAGGTTGTATGAGTGAAACCTTTGTATTACCACAAATATGTTGTGTAAAAGTTCCTGATCATTTGACTCCGCAATTGGCAGCATTTGCAGAACCCCTTTCAATTGGATTGTATGCATACAAGCTCTCAGCGATGCATCAAAAAGACTTTAAAGTTGCCATTTTAGGAGCAGGACCTATCGGTTTAACAGTGCTGGCTTCTTGTCTGCATGGAGAGCAAAAACACATAACCGTTATTGAACCACTGGATTATCGTAAGCATTTTGCTAAAGAATGCGGAGCAGCTTCAGCTTTTACTCCTGATGAGGAAGTAGAAATAAAAAAGGAAGCGGATCTTGGGTATGATGTGGTGTATGAATGTTGTGGAAAACAGGAAGCTCTCGATCAGGCTTTGAGAATTCTTAACCCAGGAGGAAAGTTAATGTTTGTTGGTATCCCGGAAACTCAGTCGCTGAGTTTTAATATGGATATGATGCGTCGTAAAGAGATCTGTGTTCAGAATGTCCGTCGTCAGAACAATAGTTTTGAAGAAGCTATCGACATGATAGCATGTAATCCGGATTATTTTCAAAACATGATCTCTCATAATTATTCTGTAGATGAAGCTGGACTAGCTTTCGAAAAGGTAGCCGCTTATAGTGATAATGTAATTAAAGCAATGGTTAATTTCTAG
- a CDS encoding L-ribulose-5-phosphate 4-epimerase — translation MLEQLKEEVFKANLELVKHNLVIFTWGNVSAIDRESGLVVIKPSGVEYDVMKASDMVVVDLDGKVVDGNLKPSSDTPTHLELYKAFPEIGGVVHTHSTYATAWAHAGCDIPILGTTQADYFYGDIPCTRDMTPAEIEGAYEKETGTVIIDTFKNINPMHVPGVIVKNHAPFSWGKDAHDAVHNSVVIEQVAKMNSVALQINPRATMNPYLTEKHFNRKHGANAYYGQG, via the coding sequence ATGTTAGAACAATTAAAAGAAGAAGTTTTTAAAGCCAATCTTGAATTGGTAAAACATAACCTGGTAATCTTTACCTGGGGAAATGTGAGTGCTATTGATCGTGAATCAGGATTGGTTGTGATTAAGCCTAGTGGGGTTGAGTACGATGTAATGAAAGCATCAGACATGGTGGTTGTTGATTTGGATGGAAAAGTGGTTGATGGAAACCTGAAACCTTCATCTGATACACCTACTCACCTTGAGCTTTATAAAGCATTTCCTGAGATTGGTGGAGTAGTACATACACACTCAACCTATGCAACTGCATGGGCTCATGCAGGGTGTGATATTCCAATTTTAGGAACTACTCAGGCTGATTATTTCTATGGTGATATTCCATGTACTCGTGATATGACTCCTGCAGAAATAGAAGGAGCATATGAAAAAGAAACAGGCACGGTTATTATTGATACGTTCAAGAATATTAATCCAATGCATGTTCCTGGAGTAATTGTGAAAAACCACGCTCCATTCTCATGGGGTAAAGATGCACACGATGCTGTTCATAATAGTGTGGTAATTGAGCAAGTAGCCAAAATGAATTCAGTGGCTCTTCAAATTAATCCACGTGCTACTATGAATCCGTATCTGACAGAAAAGCACTTCAACCGTAAACATGGCGCTAATGCTTATTACGGACAAGGATAG
- a CDS encoding ribulokinase, whose product MKKQYVIGLDYGSDSARALIVDVNTGEEMASSVKYYPRWMEGKYCVPAQNQYRQHPKDYLEVMEATITEALANCDSSVAENVVGISFDTTGSTPALTDGNGTPLAMLPEFEENPNAMFILWKDHTAVKEADEINELARKWDVDFTKYEGGIYSSEWVWAKVLHTLRKDEAVKAATASWIEYCDWLPAVLTGKTALNEVKRSRCAAGHKALWHTDWNGLPPEEFLVELGPELKGLRENLFEDTYTSDEAFGTLTPEWAAKLGLSTDVVVGVSAFDAHMGAVGAEIEANTFVRIMGTSTCDIMVAPEDELGDKLIPGICGQVDGSVIPGMMGLEAGQSAFGDVYAWFKRVLEWPLQFVKDEEEKKAIMDKIIPALADEAAKIPMEESTVLATDWFNGRRTPDADQNVKGTITGLNLGSTAPRIFRALVEATAYGSKAIVDRFLENGVKVDQVVAIGGVAKKSDFVMQTLADVLGMPIKVARSEQSVALGAAMFAAVAAGAHATIADAQKAMGQGFEKEYYPIAENVEAYKALYEKYIKLGKLTEAGF is encoded by the coding sequence ATGAAAAAACAATATGTAATAGGGTTGGATTATGGATCTGACTCAGCGAGAGCTTTGATTGTTGACGTAAATACAGGTGAAGAAATGGCTTCATCAGTAAAGTATTACCCACGTTGGATGGAAGGTAAATACTGTGTGCCTGCTCAAAATCAATACCGTCAGCATCCAAAAGATTATTTGGAGGTGATGGAAGCTACTATTACAGAAGCGTTAGCCAATTGTGATTCTTCAGTTGCAGAAAATGTAGTTGGTATATCGTTTGATACAACTGGTAGTACTCCTGCGTTAACTGATGGAAACGGAACACCTTTGGCAATGTTGCCTGAGTTTGAGGAGAACCCTAATGCTATGTTTATTTTGTGGAAAGACCATACTGCTGTTAAAGAAGCTGATGAAATAAATGAACTGGCACGCAAATGGGATGTAGACTTTACAAAATACGAAGGAGGTATTTATTCATCGGAGTGGGTTTGGGCAAAAGTATTGCATACTTTGCGTAAAGACGAAGCGGTAAAAGCTGCTACTGCATCATGGATTGAATATTGCGACTGGTTACCAGCTGTACTAACCGGTAAAACAGCTTTGAATGAAGTGAAAAGAAGCCGTTGTGCTGCCGGTCATAAAGCTTTATGGCATACCGACTGGAATGGTCTTCCTCCTGAAGAATTCTTAGTAGAGTTAGGTCCTGAATTAAAAGGATTACGTGAAAATTTATTTGAAGATACATATACAAGTGACGAGGCTTTCGGTACTCTAACACCTGAGTGGGCTGCCAAATTAGGTTTGTCAACTGATGTTGTTGTGGGGGTAAGTGCATTTGATGCTCATATGGGTGCTGTAGGTGCTGAGATTGAAGCTAATACATTTGTTCGTATCATGGGTACATCAACCTGTGATATTATGGTGGCTCCTGAAGATGAATTGGGAGACAAATTAATTCCTGGTATCTGTGGTCAGGTCGATGGTTCTGTAATTCCTGGTATGATGGGATTAGAGGCAGGTCAGTCGGCCTTTGGTGATGTATATGCTTGGTTTAAACGTGTATTGGAATGGCCTTTGCAATTCGTTAAAGACGAAGAGGAGAAGAAAGCCATCATGGATAAAATTATACCTGCGTTAGCTGATGAAGCTGCAAAAATTCCAATGGAAGAGTCAACTGTACTAGCTACTGACTGGTTCAACGGTCGTCGTACTCCAGATGCTGACCAAAATGTAAAAGGTACGATCACTGGATTGAACCTGGGGTCAACTGCACCACGTATCTTCCGTGCATTGGTTGAAGCTACTGCATATGGTTCAAAAGCTATCGTTGACCGTTTCCTTGAAAACGGAGTTAAAGTTGATCAGGTTGTGGCTATCGGAGGTGTGGCTAAAAAATCAGACTTCGTGATGCAAACATTGGCTGATGTGTTGGGTATGCCAATTAAAGTGGCTCGTTCAGAGCAAAGTGTGGCATTGGGAGCTGCTATGTTTGCAGCCGTTGCAGCTGGTGCACATGCTACAATTGCTGATGCTCAAAAAGCAATGGGACAGGGATTCGAAAAAGAATATTACCCAATTGCTGAAAATGTAGAGGCTTACAAAGCCCTTTACGAAAAGTATATCAAATTAGGAAAACTTACTGAAGCAGGATTTTAG